In a genomic window of Saccharothrix sp. HUAS TT1:
- a CDS encoding quinone-dependent dihydroorotate dehydrogenase, whose translation MVYKSVVRKALFRMHGGDAERVHETTLGLLAAVSPAAKLVKRKPAAGRTVFGVRFPNPVGLAAGLDKNGRALPAWGALGFGFVEVGTVTRHPQPGNPKPRLFRLRDSEAIINRMGFNNDGALELANRLDRLGPLSVPLGISLGKSKVTPVEDAVEDYRTSLRALYRHGDYFAVNISSPNTPGLRSLQDRGALTELLSALNATARDLAGSEPRKPILVKIAPDLTDTAIAELLEVCAAHEVSGLIATNTTLARDGLAPADRRLAHEAGGLSGRPLTERAREVVRFVSRQTDGKLPIIGVGGIAGADDAKRMLDAGASLLQVYTGFIYEGPGLVRSITRSLG comes from the coding sequence GTGGTCTACAAGAGCGTGGTGCGCAAGGCGTTGTTCCGGATGCACGGCGGGGACGCGGAGCGGGTCCACGAGACCACGCTCGGCCTGCTGGCGGCGGTCAGCCCGGCGGCGAAGCTGGTGAAGCGCAAGCCGGCGGCCGGGCGCACGGTGTTCGGCGTGCGGTTCCCCAACCCGGTCGGGCTGGCCGCCGGGCTGGACAAGAACGGCCGGGCGCTGCCCGCGTGGGGCGCGCTCGGGTTCGGTTTCGTCGAGGTCGGCACGGTCACCCGGCACCCGCAGCCGGGCAACCCGAAGCCGCGCCTGTTCCGGCTGCGCGACAGCGAGGCGATCATCAACCGGATGGGCTTCAACAACGACGGCGCGCTGGAGCTGGCCAACCGGCTGGACCGCCTCGGCCCGCTGTCCGTGCCGCTCGGCATCAGCCTGGGCAAGTCCAAGGTCACACCGGTCGAGGACGCGGTGGAGGACTACCGGACATCCCTGCGGGCGCTCTACCGGCACGGCGACTACTTCGCGGTCAACATCAGCTCGCCCAACACGCCGGGCCTGCGCAGCCTCCAGGACCGGGGCGCGCTGACCGAGCTGCTGTCCGCGCTCAACGCCACCGCGCGCGACCTGGCCGGGTCGGAGCCGCGCAAGCCGATCCTGGTCAAGATCGCGCCCGACCTGACCGACACCGCCATCGCCGAACTGCTGGAGGTCTGCGCGGCGCACGAGGTCAGCGGCCTGATCGCGACCAACACCACGCTCGCGCGCGACGGGCTCGCACCGGCCGACCGGCGCCTGGCGCACGAGGCGGGCGGGTTGAGCGGCCGGCCGCTGACCGAGCGCGCCCGCGAGGTGGTGCGGTTCGTCAGCCGGCAGACCGACGGGAAGCTGCCGATCATCGGTGTCGGCGGCATCGCGGGCGCGGACGACGCCAAGCGGATGCTGGACGCGGGCGCGAGCCTGCTCCAGGTCTACACCGGGTTCATCTACGAGGGCCCCGGCCTGGTGCGGAGCATCACCCGGTCGCTCGGGTGA
- a CDS encoding DNA-formamidopyrimidine glycosylase family protein has product MPEGDTVFLAGRRLDGALAGHRLLRGELRHPRLATADLSGRDVLAVRSVGKHLFTRLSGDLSLHSHFRMDGAWHLYRPGERWQRPGHQVRALLEVPDRVAVGFALHDLELLPTDQESRLVGHLGPDLLGEWDDDRAAEGAARLAADPDRELGLALLDQRVVAGVGNLYKAEVCFLLGVSPWSPVSAVDPAEAVRLSRKLLLANAWRPEQITTGLAGRGRQHWVFERGGKPCLRCGTRVRVGGQGAGVLERPAYWCPRCQPGPIA; this is encoded by the coding sequence TGGACGGAGCGCTGGCCGGCCACCGGCTGCTGCGCGGCGAACTGCGCCACCCGAGGCTGGCCACCGCCGACCTGAGCGGCCGGGACGTGCTGGCGGTGCGCTCGGTCGGCAAGCACCTGTTCACCCGGCTCTCCGGCGACCTGAGCCTGCACAGCCACTTCCGGATGGATGGCGCGTGGCACCTCTACCGGCCGGGCGAGCGCTGGCAGCGGCCAGGTCATCAGGTGCGGGCGCTGCTGGAGGTGCCCGACCGGGTCGCGGTCGGGTTCGCCCTGCACGACCTCGAACTGCTGCCGACCGACCAGGAGTCGCGGCTCGTCGGGCACCTGGGGCCGGACCTGCTCGGCGAGTGGGACGACGACCGCGCGGCCGAGGGCGCCGCGCGGCTCGCGGCGGACCCGGACCGCGAGCTGGGACTGGCCCTGCTGGACCAGCGGGTCGTGGCCGGTGTCGGCAACCTCTACAAGGCCGAGGTGTGCTTCCTGCTCGGCGTCTCGCCGTGGTCCCCGGTGTCGGCGGTCGACCCGGCGGAGGCGGTGCGGCTGTCGCGCAAGCTGCTGCTGGCCAACGCGTGGCGACCGGAGCAGATCACGACCGGTCTGGCGGGGCGCGGGCGGCAGCACTGGGTGTTCGAGCGGGGTGGCAAGCCGTGCCTGCGCTGCGGCACGAGGGTGCGCGTCGGCGGGCAGGGCGCGGGCGTGCTGGAGCGTCCCGCGTACTGGTGCCCGCGCTGTCAGCCAGGGCCGATCGCTTAG